In Babylonia areolata isolate BAREFJ2019XMU chromosome 10, ASM4173473v1, whole genome shotgun sequence, the following proteins share a genomic window:
- the LOC143286316 gene encoding uncharacterized protein LOC143286316: MRSNAQKCRLLFIKSTSSYLYSLGEVILKQVQGTPCLGVQIASDLKWSPHISNISRKAGSTLGFLRRNLRNCPKDCRRLAYTALVRSKLEYSATVWDPHQRQDIEKLERVQRQAARFITGDYKSRNPGCVSGMLKELTCRPWRKDAGTNASASTVRSLLRVSSQLSQQINS, from the coding sequence ATGCGATCCAACGCCCAGAAGTGCCGTCTGCTCTTCATCAAAAGCACTTCGTCCTACCTCTATAGCCTGGGAGAAGTAATATTGAAACAAGTACAAGGGACACCCTGTCTTGGAGTACAAATCGCGAGCGACTTGAAATGGTCCCCACATATCTCCAATATCAGCCGCAAAGCTGGATCGACCCTAGGATTCCTGCGCCGGAACCTCCGGAACTGTCCCAAAGACTGCAGGCGCCTGGCATATACGGCACTGGTCAGATCCAAGCTGGAATACAGCGCGACAGTGTGGGACCCGCACCAGAGACAGGACATCGAAAAGCTGGAGAGAGTGCAACGCCAAGCAGCACGCTTTATTACCGGAGACTACAAGTCCAGGAATCCCGGATGCGTAAGTGGCATGCTGAAGGAACTAACCTGCCGCCCCTGGAGGAAAGACGCAGGCACCAACGCCTCAGCCTCTACTGTAAGATCATTGCTGAGGGTGTCCTCCCAGCTATCCCAGCAGATAAACTCCTAA